From Candidatus Poribacteria bacterium, one genomic window encodes:
- a CDS encoding T9SS type A sorting domain-containing protein, whose translation MSRRQALLLSIACWCSVAGVVFAAQSVDEQTVSLVQKTPTQEAGPFFLFGKPFPLQKGFSVRLTMDVTHQVRVDVGDRSLSFQGVGGDVAGSGLVALQGGEIYQVVETYTFRATVDSIFIRGEFPVEVQAKWNLLALDTGVYAFAISGHARDLTVNVTGDIAGGTELKALGSTVDVEVETIRDIPGGEKLVYGGSFTGFLDRTSTLTYTGKVVPDWDVNSDGSVNIVDLVLVARKFGEVGVKTREDVNGDTVVNIIDLVLVARHFGESLILPAAAPALAADAEASVGLGYRRLGDGSMQVDVQANSLTRLAGADVTLAFDPSAWSLADARAGAAFSTPFSWRLPASDGMARLLTVALPVDGDTTHSGEVARFTFRPLTPNAAVKGFSLRQVALSDARGRIVLTRMEPPARFALPTGAQRLAVGQNYPNPFNPETWIPFSISEPTSVRIDIFSEAGDLVRTLDLGTLPAGAYASPDRAVRWDGENDSGEPVASGVYVYRLTTGSNSQTRRMVVVK comes from the coding sequence GCCGGTGTCGTGTTCGCCGCGCAATCGGTCGACGAACAGACGGTTTCGCTCGTCCAGAAGACGCCTACCCAGGAAGCGGGCCCCTTCTTCCTCTTCGGCAAACCGTTTCCGCTGCAAAAGGGCTTCAGCGTCCGACTGACGATGGACGTGACCCACCAGGTTCGCGTCGATGTCGGAGACCGGAGTCTGTCGTTCCAAGGGGTCGGAGGCGACGTAGCCGGGTCCGGCTTGGTCGCGCTTCAGGGCGGGGAGATCTATCAAGTCGTCGAAACGTACACGTTCCGGGCGACGGTGGACTCGATCTTCATCCGTGGCGAGTTCCCGGTCGAGGTCCAGGCGAAGTGGAACCTGTTGGCGCTCGATACCGGCGTTTACGCTTTCGCCATCAGCGGACACGCGCGCGACCTAACCGTGAACGTCACCGGCGACATTGCTGGCGGCACGGAGCTCAAGGCGCTGGGTTCCACCGTGGACGTCGAGGTCGAGACGATCCGCGACATTCCCGGCGGAGAGAAGCTCGTCTACGGCGGTTCGTTTACAGGCTTCCTCGACCGCACGTCGACGCTGACGTACACCGGCAAGGTCGTTCCCGACTGGGACGTGAACTCGGACGGCAGCGTCAACATCGTCGATCTGGTGCTGGTGGCGCGGAAGTTCGGCGAGGTCGGAGTCAAGACGCGCGAGGACGTGAACGGCGACACGGTCGTCAACATCATCGACCTGGTGCTCGTGGCGCGGCACTTCGGCGAGTCGCTGATTCTGCCGGCTGCGGCTCCTGCGCTGGCAGCCGATGCCGAGGCGTCGGTTGGGCTCGGCTATCGGCGGCTCGGGGACGGTTCGATGCAAGTGGACGTACAAGCCAACAGCCTGACGCGCCTTGCGGGAGCGGATGTCACGTTGGCGTTCGACCCGTCGGCGTGGTCGCTGGCCGATGCGCGCGCAGGAGCCGCGTTCTCGACGCCGTTTTCGTGGCGGCTGCCTGCGTCGGATGGAATGGCGCGACTGCTGACCGTTGCGTTGCCCGTCGATGGCGACACGACGCACTCAGGAGAGGTCGCTCGCTTCACGTTCCGACCGCTGACGCCGAACGCGGCAGTCAAAGGTTTCTCGCTGCGGCAAGTCGCGCTGAGCGACGCGCGAGGGCGGATCGTCCTAACGCGGATGGAGCCTCCAGCGCGGTTCGCACTGCCGACCGGTGCGCAACGGTTAGCGGTGGGACAGAACTACCCGAATCCGTTCAACCCGGAGACGTGGATTCCCTTCTCGATCTCCGAGCCGACTTCCGTGCGGATCGACATCTTCTCCGAAGCGGGCGACCTCGTCCGCACGCTCGACCTCGGCACGCTCCCTGCCGGCGCGTACGCCTCGCCTGACCGCGCCGTCCGCTGGGACGGGGAGAACGACTCGGGTGAACCCGTCGCCAGCGGCGTGTACGTCTATCGTCTGACGACGGGAAGCAACAGCCAGACTCGACGGATGGTCGTGGTCAAGTAA